The genomic DNA CCCAACCCCGACCCTACCCCCCCGCCTTTGCGTTATAAGGCGATGCGAACTCGATTACCAGGCCTCGCGGCCGGGCTCCTGGCCCTTCTCAGCACGGCTGCCTGCGGCTCTAAGAAAGACGCCACCGCCGACGGAAAAGGCGGCAAGGGCGGCCCCCAGGCCGTAAAATCTTACCCCGTGCTGGTGGTCCGGCCCGATACGGTGACGCTCTTTCAGGATTATCCAGCCACTATTCAGGGCCAGCAAAACGTGGAAATCCGGCCCAAGGTGGATGGTTCCGTGGCGGCTATTTACGTGGATGAGGGGGCCAGCGTGACGAAGGGCCAGAAGCTCTTCCAAATCTCGGCCCCGCAGTATGAGCAGGCCGTGCGCACGGCCGCGGCCGGCATCAAAACGGCCCAGGCCGACGTGGACGCTGCCCTCATGGGCGTGAAAAAAGTGCAGCCGCTGGTGGCCCGCGGCATCATCAGCAAGTATGAGTTGGAGGGCGCGCAGTACACCCTGGAGGCCAAGCAAGCCGCCCTGGCCCAGGCCCGCGCCGCGCTCGTCAACGCCCAAACCAACCTCGGCTACACCACCATCTACAGCCCGGTTACGGGCGTGATGGGCACGATTCCGAACAAAGTCGGCTCGCTGGTGAGCAGCACCTCGACCGACCCGCTGACCACGATTTCGAGCATCGGCAGCGTGTACGCCTACTTTTCGCTCAGCGAAAAGGCGCTGCTCAGCTTTGCGCGCCGCCGGGCCGGCAACACCTTGCAGGACAAGCTCGCGCACGTGCCCGACGTGAGTCTGGTGCTGGCCGACGGCAGCCTGTATGGCTACAAAGGCCGGGTCGAAACGGCCATTGGCCAGATAAATACCGAAACCGGGGCCAGCAGCTTCCGCGCCACGTTTCCCAATCCGCAGGGCCTGCTGCGCAGCGGCAGCAGCGGCTCGGTGCGCACCTATCAGCCCATGAAAGATGCCATCATCATCCCGCAGAGCGCCACGTATGAGCTTCAGGGCAAACGCTTTGCCTACGTGGTGGGTGCCGACACGGCCGCCCACGCCCACCTGCTCACCGTGGTGCCTACCCCCGACGGGGCCTCCTTCGTGGTGCAAAAAGGCCTGAAAGCTGGCCAGGAAGTGGTGCTGCAAGGCATCAGCGACCTGAAGGAAGGCATGAAAATCCGCCCAAAAATGACGACCGATGACAAGACGAGAATGGAGGGGTAGCACCGTTTGTCCTTGCGAGCATGTTGCGCATCAAGCAAGGGCGAAGTGGAGCGCGGCAATCTTTCCTGCACGATAGGATTACTAATCTAAATTAAGCGAACTACAAGGAAAGATTGCCGCGCTTCACTTCGTTGAGCTCGCAATGACAAATGCCTTTTAATTAGTATGTTATCTGAAAAAACCTCATGCTGAAAATATTCATTGAGCGGCCCGTGCTCTCCACCGTTATCTCGGTTATTTTGGTGCTGCTGGGCGTGCTGGGGCTGCTGTCGCTGCCCATCGCGCAATACCCGGATATTTCGCCGCCTACCGTGCAGGTTTCGACCAGCTATGCGGGGGCCAACGCCGATGTGGTGCTCAAGAGCGTGATTGTGCCGCTGGAAGAGCAGATAAACGGCGTGGAGGGCATGACCTACATGACCTCCTCGGCCACGAACACTGGCTCGGGTAGCATTCAGGTGTATTTTAACGTGGGCACCGACCCCGACCAGGCGGCCGTGGACGTGCAAAACCGGGTGGCCAGCGCTACCAGCCTTTTGCCGCAGGAGGTGACGCTGGCCGGCGTGACGGTGCGCAAGCAACAGAGTAGCAACCTGTTAATTTTCGCGCTCTACAGCGACAACTCGGCCTACGACCAGACGTTTTTGCAGAACTACGCCCTCATCAACATCGTGCCGCAGCTGCAACGGGTGAACGGCGTGGGCGCGGCCAATGCCTTTGGCTCGCGCAACTACGCCATGCGCATCTGGCTCAAACCCGACGTGATGGCCATTTACGGCCTCACGCCGGCCGATGTCACGGCCGCGCTGGCCGACCAGAACGTGGAGGCCGCGCCCGGCTCGTTCGGCGAAAACTCGGACCAGAGCTTTCAATACGTCATCAAGTATACCGGCAAGCTAATTTCGGCCGAGCAGTTTGGCAATATCGTGCTGCGGAGCACGGCCCAGGGCCAGCTGCTGCACCTGCGCGACGTGGCCCGCCTGGAGCTGGGCGCGCAGTCGTACAGCAGCAACAGCGCCACGTTTGGCAAGGCTTCGGTGGGTATTTCGGTGAACCAAACGCCCGGCTCCAACGCCCGCGAGGTTATCCAGAAGTCTATCGCGGTGCTGGAAACGGCCAAGGCCGACTTTCCGGACGGCATTCACTACACCAACCTGGTGAACATCAACGACTTCCTGGATGCTTCGATTGATAAAGTGCTGCACACGCTGCTGGAATGCTTCGCGCTGGTGTTCCTGGTTATTTTTATCTTTTTGCAGGATTTTCGGTCCACGATTATCCACGGCGTGTCGGTGCCGGTGTCGATTATCGGCACGTTTTTCTTCCTGAAAGTTTTCGGCTATAGCATTAACTTATTGACGCTCTTTGCGTTGGTGCTGGCCATTGGCATCGTCGTGGACGATGCCATTGTGGTGGTGGAGGCCGTTCATGCCAAGCTGGAACACGGCTACACCTCGCCGCGCCGCGCCGCCATCGATGCCATGAGTGAGATAACCGGGGCCATCGTGAGCATCACGCTGGTGATGGCGGCCGTGTTCCTACCCGTCACGTTTATCACGGGCTCGGTGGGCGTGTTCTATAAGCAGTTCGGCATCACGCTGGCGGTGGCCATCCTGATTTCGGCCGTCAATGCCCTCACGCTGTGCCCGGCGCTGGCCGCCCTTTTCCTGAAGCCGCCGCACCACGAGGAAGACAAGCAGGCAGAGAAAAAAACCCTCATGCAGCGTTTCAGCGTGAGTTTTAATGCCGCCTACGACGCGCTGGTGGCCAAATATACCCGCGTGGTGGAGTTTCTGATGAGTCGGCAGTGGGTGGCGC from Hymenobacter psoromatis includes the following:
- a CDS encoding efflux transporter periplasmic adaptor subunit translates to MRTRLPGLAAGLLALLSTAACGSKKDATADGKGGKGGPQAVKSYPVLVVRPDTVTLFQDYPATIQGQQNVEIRPKVDGSVAAIYVDEGASVTKGQKLFQISAPQYEQAVRTAAAGIKTAQADVDAALMGVKKVQPLVARGIISKYELEGAQYTLEAKQAALAQARAALVNAQTNLGYTTIYSPVTGVMGTIPNKVGSLVSSTSTDPLTTISSIGSVYAYFSLSEKALLSFARRRAGNTLQDKLAHVPDVSLVLADGSLYGYKGRVETAIGQINTETGASSFRATFPNPQGLLRSGSSGSVRTYQPMKDAIIIPQSATYELQGKRFAYVVGADTAAHAHLLTVVPTPDGASFVVQKGLKAGQEVVLQGISDLKEGMKIRPKMTTDDKTRMEG